Proteins encoded in a region of the Candidozyma auris chromosome 7, complete sequence genome:
- the PFK1 gene encoding 6-phosphofructokinase subunit alpha: MTVDSVSFISLVTTDAGLFKKTAQFYHALGFRLVKNYNKVSTSAASSIVNGISADSSKEIWLEALPLQNLDEHGNVVPWQEMPFYEGDHTAPLCKGTVVKIRLSALERVELATQTIEFFAADLAKLKELLAKAGAAHTDHNSAIAAQDPLGNSFHFSNKESPASERHFSSQQEYLDFKTKELTEALASRRDTTKVSELPANQKAKRKKIAVMTSGGDAQGMNSAVRAVIRSGIYYGCDMFAVYEGYEGLVKGGSLLKQMGWEDVRGYLALGGTMIGTARCAEFRERAGRLSAAHNMVKNGIDALIVCGGDGSLTGADLFRSEWPSLIEELVKTNRLTKEEVQPYLNLTIVGLVGSIDNDMSGTDATIGAYSSLDRITEMVDYIDATAASHSRAFVVEVMGRHCGWLALMSGLSTGADYIFIPERPPKHGKWQEELKEVCGRHRALGKRNTTVIIAEGAIDDELQPITSDQVKEVLVELGLDTRITILGHVQRGGSAVAYDRMLATLQGVEALRAVLEATPDIPSPVIGIVENQLVRQPLVESVKNTKEVATAIEAKDFDRAMSLRDTTFAEIYKNYLVTTEHPAGPDFAPERERLNIGIVHVGASSSALNAATRAATLYCLSKGHRLYAIQDGFSGLIHTGNFKELTWLDVCGWHNKGGSEIGTNRSLPSENFGNVAYYLQRHQLNGLLIVGGFEAFTALHQLENQKHKYPIFNIPKVVIPATVSNNVPGTEYSLGSDTCLNQLVNYCDAVKQSASATRRRAFVCEVQGGNTGYVACYAGLVTGAMAVYTPETKVTLKTIREDFNLLSQVFENDRGEDRNGKLLIRNEHASKVYTTELLADIFREAAHGRFETRTAVPGHVQQGFMPSSMDRVYAVRFAVRSIEYIEEWSRRVFSAAEHTQHHSVNNIKMIDLLDKEEQSSVVIGVQGAKVVFSDINDLYDTDTDVAMRRGKTIHWSRLEEVSDLLSGRLMLREGKPLR, translated from the coding sequence atgaCCGTCGACCTGGTGAGCTTCATCTCGCTTGTCACGACGGACGCAGggctcttcaagaaaacaGCCCAATTCTACCACGCCTTGGGGTTTCGCTTGGTGAAAAACTACAATAAGGTCTCCACTTCGGCGGCCTCGTCTATAGTAAACGGCATCTCGGCAGACTCGTCCAAGGAGATCTGGTTGGAGGCGCTTCCTTTGCAGAATTTGGACGAGCATGGCAACGTGGTGCCCTGGCAGGAGATGCCTTTCTATGAGGGTGACCACACAGCCCCATTGTGCAAGGGCACCGTGGTGAAGATCCGTCTCTCTGCGCTAGAGAGAGTGGAATTGGCTACACAGACAATTGAATTCTTTGCCGCTGACTTGGcaaagctcaaggagcttttggcGAAAGCTGGAGCTGCCCACACCGACCACAATTCGGCAATTGCTGCCCAGGACCCCTTAGGCAACAGCTTCCACTTTTCCAATAAGGAGTCGCCAGCGTCCGAGCGCCATTTCTCCTCCCAGCAAGAGTACTTGGACTTCAAGACGAAAGAGCTCACGGAGGCATTGGCCCTGCGCAGAGACACCACCAAGGTCCTGGAGTTGCCCGCTAATCAGAAGGCCAAGCGCAAGAAGATAGCGGTGATGACTTCTGGAGGCGATGCTCAGGGCATGAACTCGGCCGTGAGAGCGGTCATCCGTTCAGGTATCTACTACGGCTGCGATATGTTTGCCGTTTACGAGGGCTACGAGGGTTTGGTAAAAGGAGgctctcttttgaagcagatGGGCTGGGAAGACGTCAGAGGGTACTTGGCGCTTGGAGGCACCATGATTGGTACTGCTCGATGCGCTGAGTTCAGAGAAAGAGCAGGCCGTTTGTCTGCGGCTCACAACATGGTCAAAAACGGCATTGACGCTCTCATTGTGTGTGGAGGTGACGGTTCCTTGACAGGCGCCGACTTGTTCCGTTCTGAGTGGCCCTCCTTGATTGAAGAGTTGGTCAAGACAAACAGACTCACCAAGGAAGAAGTACAACCATACCTTAACTTGACAATCGTGGGTCTTGTGGGTTCCATCGATAATGACATGTCTGGAACGGATGCCACCATTGGCGCCtactcttctttggacAGAATCACAGAGATGGTCGACTACATCGATGCCACCGCCGCTTCTCATTCTAGAGCATTCGTTGTAGAAGTCATGGGCCGTCATTGTGGCTGGTTGGCGTTGATGTCGGGTCTCTCGACCGGCGCTGACTACATCTTCATTCCTGAGAGACCTCCAAAGCACGGCAAGTGGCAGGAGGAACTCAAGGAGGTGTGTGGCCGCCACAGAGCGTTGGGAAAGAGAAACACCACCGTTATCATCGCCGAGGGTGCAATTGACGATGAGCTCCAGCCAATCACATCCGACCAAGTCAAGGAGGTTCTTGTGGAATTGGGCCTCGACACGAGAATCACCATCTTGGGCCACGTGCAAAGAGGTGGATCTGCTGTGGCGTACGATAGGATGTTGGCCACTTTGCAAGGTGTGGAGGCGTTGAGAGCTGTGTTGGAGGCCACTCCAGACATCCCATCTCCAGTAATTGGAATCGTTGAAAACCAGCTTGTTCGCCAGCCCTTGGTGGAATCTGTTAAGAACACCAAGGAGGTTGCTACGGCCATCGAAGCCAAGGATTTCGACAGAGCCATGAGTTTGAGAGACACCACCTTTGCCGAAATTTACAAGAATTACTTGGTCACCACTGAGCATCCAGCAGGTCCAGACTTCGCACCCGAGAGAGAAAGATTGAACATTGGTATCGTGCATGTCGGagcctcttcctcagcaCTTAATGCTGCCACAAGAGCTGCTACTTTGTACTGTTTGTCCAAGGGCCACCGTTTGTATGCTATCCAGGACGGATTCAGTGGGCTTATTCACACTGGTAACTTCAAGGAGTTGACCTGGTTGGACGTTTGCGGCTGGCACAACAAGGGTGGTTCTGAAATTGGTACCAACAGATCGTTGCCAAGCGAAAACTTTGGCAATGTAGCCTATTACTTACAAAGACACCAGTTGAACGGGTTGCTTATTGTGGGAGGATTCGAGGCCTTCACAGCGTTGCACCAGTTGGAAAACCAAAAGCACAAGTACCCCATCTTCAATATTCCGAAAGTCGTTATTCCAGCAACCGTCTCAAACAACGTTCCAGGCACAGAGTACTCATTGGGTTCCGATACCTGTTTGAACCAACTTGTTAACTACTGCGATGCCGTTAAGCAGTCTGCCTCAgctacaagaagaagagcgtTCGTATGTGAAGTGCAAGGAGGAAACACAGGATACGTTGCCTGCTACGCTGGGTTGGTTACCGGAGCGATGGCCGTGTACACGCCAGAGACCAAGGTTACGTTAAAGACGATCAGAGAAGACTTTAACTTGCTATCACAGGTGTTTGAAAACGACCGAGGCGAAGACAGAAACGGGAAACTCCTCATCAGAAACGAGCATGCGCTGAAAGTGTACACCACGGAGCTTTTGGCAGATATCTTCAGGGAAGCAGCACACGGCCGGTTCGAAACAAGAACAGCGGTTCCAGGCCATGTGCAACAGGGATTCATGCCTTCGTCGATGGACCGAGTGTACGCTGTGCGTTTTGCCGTGAGGTCAATCGAGTACATCGAGGAGTGGAGCCGAAGAGTGTTTTCAGCGGCGGAGCACACGCAGCATCACAGCGTGAACAACATCAAGATGATTGACTTGTTGGACAAGGAAGAGCAGCTGTCAGTGGTGATTGGCGTGCAGGGAGCCAAGGTGGTGTTCCTGGACATCAACGACTTGTACGACACAGACACAGACGTTGCCATGAGAAGAGGCAAGACGATTCACTGGAGCCGGCTCGAGGAGGTGAGCGATTTATTGAGCGGGCGGTTGATGCTCAGAGAGGGTAAGCCGTTGCGGTAG
- the CRH12 gene encoding Crh12p translates to MMSKLRLFWILSAAALTVSSSPCNPTQDKSCVAQNDALSTAVFEPLTKAPTHLSSNVAAPSITFGAEGAKMRIFERGENPQLFSTSYILYGRAEAQIRASHGKGVISSMYMQSDDLDEIDVAEFFGGEPHKFQTNYFVKGNISNYDRDRYHNVYDDLTQEWHTFGVEWTPEAMFWYYNGQIVRRVRSAHNTQGFPSSPMQLKFSLWVGGEPKNHPGTIEWAGGEADWKELPYEMGIRNVRLVDYSSGEKYVYGSGQDLTAHRGQVFGKKKRDSSQEKGEVGNGIGSVVDDEKEEMCDDERVLEKVPKGGGEKKTEEVFEGSGSRVQSGFNVSCVVSFMIYLFQNVL, encoded by the coding sequence ATGATGTCCAAATTGAGACTATTTTGGATTCTATCTGCAGCTGCATTGACCGTGTCAAGCTCTCCGTGCAACCCAACTCAAGATAAGTCTTGTGTTGCCCAAAACGACGCCTTGAGCACTGCTGTTTTCGAGCCCTTGACGAAGGCGCCAACACATCTTCTGCTGAACGTGGCTGCACCTTCAATCACATTTGGAGCCGAAGGCGCCAAAATGAGGATCTTTGAACGGGGCGAAAACCCCCAGCTTTTCTCTACCAGCTACATCTTGTATGGGAGGGCCGAGGCACAGATCAGAGCGTCCCACGGAAAGGGCGTGATCTCGTCGATGTACATGCAGAGTGACGACTTGGACGAGATTGATGTTGCCGAGTTCTTTGGCGGTGAACCCCACAAGTTCCAGACCAACTACTTTGTCAAGGGCAACATCTCCAACTACGACAGAGACCGTTACCACAACGTGTACGACGATCTCACACAAGAGTGGCACACGTTTGGCGTGGAGTGGACTCCCGAAGCAATGTTTTGGTACTACAACGGGCAAATTGTGAGGAGAGTTCGGAGCGCTCACAACACGCAAGGGTTTCCTTCGTCGCCCATGCAGTTGAAGTTCAGCTTGTGGGTTGGCGGCGAGCCCAAAAACCACCCGGGCACGATTGAGTGGGCTGGCGGTGAAGCGGATTGGAAAGAACTTCCGTACGAGATGGGCATTCGCAACGTTCGTCTTGTAGACTACTCAAGTGGTGAGAAGTACGTGTACGGTTCAGGGCAAGACTTAACGGCACATAGAGGGCAGgtttttggaaagaagaagagggaTAGCAGTCAGGAAAAGGGTGAGGTTGGCAATGGCATTGGCAGCGTTGTGGATgatgagaaggaagagatgtGTGATGACGAGAGGGTTCTAGAGAAGGTTCCTAAGGGAGGCggcgagaagaagaccgaAGAGGTGTTTGAAGGATCTGGTTCCCGAGTTCAGCTGGGCTTCAACGTGCTGTGTGTCGTCCTGTTTATGATTTATCTCTTTCAGAATGTGCTCTGA
- the SFL2 gene encoding Sfl2p: protein MTSKQDPPVKKNAFVHKLYGMLNNPKLAHLIWWTGKEDSNTFALYPSKEFADALSDYFKHGNVASFVRQLHMYGFHKISDPSSAYHDKDSPVWEFRHSSGKFRKNDESLLVYIKRRSSSNSRNSSLVEGSEPSSFDAGGTPAMSAAAGAAASSSNPVHQYYNRPSYHYYYAVPGQWPQANHPNHPATLAQHHPQQHPPTQPQHPQHPQHPQHPQAYLVGPSHPQHLQHLQHLPPQHSHLHLQHIPQQMPLPYQQPPGQKPLPPHNLSQQHGVMLPPPTPKNHEKLPSTAHLPSPRKQPDSPSTRAPSLPTYAAPADHEQRSSSAASTPQFRKPWESAAEAEQRPRYPSLLLDPLASNAHHRNSEAIKLPPLVPRDQLSPALGQPPTASAAPTTSTAPAVPATPVASTATSAPPSSSTPTGSLPAPSTSMSSVPIRKFVYDKLRPSLIELHSTSLPPVGSVTSTSSAPNSLSSASTTPTRSSLVGSHFDSIGSGSGSIFSGASSISSLSSGNRSSFGSISYEERKTSLVAPHERPSSPQVSGTGTVSTIEEDKKGEEAFSTPGTPLFKAKVSYLLDSGNGVKRQKSEVEDDKEAQETKRAAVKNST from the coding sequence ATGACTTCGAAGCAGGATCCCCCCGTCAAGAAAAACGCCTTCGTGCACAAGCTCTACGGGATGCTCAACAACCCAAAGTTGGCCCATCTCATCTGGTGGACTGGAAAGGAAGACAGCAACACGTTTGCCCTCTATCCCAGCAAGGAGTTCGCCGACGCGCTCCTGGACTACTTCAAGCACGGCAACGTGGCGTCGTTTGTTCGTCAGTTGCACATGTACGGCTTCCACAAGATCCTGGACCCGCTGCTGGCGTACCACGACAAGGACCTGCCCGTGTGGGAGTTTCGGCACCTGCTGGGCAAGTTTCGCAAGAACGACGAGCTGCTATTGGTGTACATCAAGCGGCGGTCCTCGTCGAACCTGCGCAACTCGCTGTTAGTCGAAGGCAGCGAGCCCCTGCTGTTTGACGCTGGCGGGACCCCGGCCATGagtgctgctgctggtgctgctgcgTCCTCGTCGAATCCCGTCCACCAGTACTATAACAGGCCCAGCTACCACTACTATTACGCTGTGCCGGGCCAGTGGCCGCAGGCAAACCACCCAAACCACCCGGCGACGTTGGCCCAGCACCATCCTCAGCAGCATCCTCCTACACAGCCTCAGCATCCCCAGCATCCTCAGCATCCTCAGCATCCTCAGGCGTACCTCGTGGGCCCTCTGCATCCCCAGCATCTTCAGCATCTCCAGCACCTCCCGCCTCAGCATCTGCAcctccaccttcaacacatCCCCCAGCAAATGCCGCTTCCGTACCAGCAACCGCCCGGCCAGAAGCCGCTCCCGCCTCATAATCTACTGCAGCAGCACGGTGTTATGCTCCCGCCTCCCACGCCCAAGAACCACGAAAAGCTCCCGTCAACTGCTCACTTGCCGTCTCCTCGGAAACAGCCCGACTCTCCGTCGACCAGGGCGCCGCTGCTCCCAACGTACGCTGCCCCAGCAGACCACGAGCAGCGCTCATCTTCGGCAGCGTCAACTCCACAGTTCAGAAAACCCTGGGAGCTGGCGGCAGAGGCTGAGCAGAGACCTCGGTACCCGTCGCTCTTGCTCGATCCATTGGCCTCCAATGCTCATCACAGAAACTCAGAAGCGATCAAGCTACCGCCTTTGGTGCCCCGAGATCAGCTTAGTCCAGCGCTCGGGCAGCCCCCTACCGCTTCAGCTGCGCCCACCACATCAACTGCGCCAGCAGTACCAGCTACCCCAGTAGCCTCAACAGCCACTTCGGCTCCTCCATCGTCCTCCACCCCCACCGGCTCCCTTCCTGCTCCTTCCACATCGATGTCTTCTGTTCCCATTCGCAAATTTGTCTACGATAAGCTACGTCCGCTGCTCATAGAGCTCCACTCGACTTCGCTTCCGCCAGTCGGGTCTGTCACCAGCACGTCGTCAGCGCCTAACAGCCTCAGTCTGGCCTCCACAACCCCCACGCGATCTTCACTAGTCGGATCCCATTTCGACTCGATTGGGTCAGGGCTGGGGTCGATCTTTTCGGGAGCGTCGTCCATCTCCTCGCTTTCTAGCGGCAACCGTCTGTCGTTTGGGTCGATTTCCTACGAGGAGCGCAAGACGTCGCTCGTGGCGCCCCATGAGCGGCCGCTGTCGCCGCAAGTTAGCGGCACAGGCACAGTTTCTACGATTGAAGAGGATAAAAAAGGCGAGGAGGCCTTCAGCACGCCTGGAACGCCACTTTTCAAGGCCAAGGTGTCGTACTTGCTTGACTCAGGCAATGGCGTTAAGAGACAGAAGAGCGAGGTAGAAGACGACAAAGAGGCACAGGAGACGAAGCGGGCGGCCGTGAAGAACTCAACATGA